GTCGCCCGGAGACATCGACGCCGCTCATGCGCGTGTCGGCGCTAAACGGCACCAGGACCCCGTCCTCGCTATCGCCCGAGGCCGCCATCTCCTGGGGAAAGCGCGTGCCGGCGAGTGTCACGATGCTCTTGCCCTCGGGGGTGGCGTCGGCGAGCGATGCCCGGCGGGCGCAGGTGGCAAGCCGCGCCTCGGCGACCCCGGCCACGGCATGGAAGGCCGCCGCCTGCCGGTTGCCGTAGGTGATCGTCCCGGTCTTGTCGAGAAACAAGACATCGACGTCGCCCGCGGCCTCGATGGCGCGGCCGGAGGTCGCAACCACATTGGCGCGCAAGAGCCGCATGATGCCGGCGATACCGATCGCCGGCAGCAACGCCCCTATGGTCGTCGGGATGAGGCATACGAGCAGGGCCACGAGCACCGTGATGCTGATCACATGGCCGGCGTGCGCCGCGTAATGGACGCTGTACCACGAGAACGGGAACAGCGTGATGGTCACCACCAGAAACACGAGCGTCAACACCACAAGCAGGATGCTAAGCGCGATCTCGTTTGGGGTCTTGCGGCGCGAGGCGCCCTCCACCATCTTGATCATGCGATCGAGGAAGGTCTCGCCGGATTGCGCGGTGATGCGCACCACAAGCCAGTCCGACAACACCTTGGTGCCGCCGGTCACGGCGCTGCGATCCCCGGCGGCCTCGCGGATCACCGGCGCGCTCTCGCCTGTGATCGCGCTCTCGTCGACCGAGGCGATGCCCACGACCGCCTCGCCATCCGAGGGGATGATGTCGCCGGCCTGCACGAGGACATGATCGCCCGTGCGCAGGGCCATGCCCGTCACCTTCTCGAACGGGCTGTCGGGGCGCGGCTCCTTCAGGCGCTTGGCCTCGACCTCCTGGCGCGCCTGCCTGAGGCTCGCGGCCTGCGCCTTGCCCTGACCCTCGGCCAACGACTCGGAGAAGTTGGCGAACAGCAACGTCAGCCACAGCCAGACGTCGACCACGCCGGTGAAGGCGGCGAGCGCCGGTTTATGGATGACGAGGTCGCGCACAAAGAGCGCCAGCACCAGCCACGACCCGACATAGACGACAAACATGACGGGATTACGCAGCTGATGACGGAGGTTCAGCTTGCGGAAACTATCGGTCAGGGCCTCGCGCGCCAGGCGGTCCCAGGCGAAGGTCCGCGCTGCGGTGGCAGCTTTCGCATTCATACTGTCTCCTTCCTTATTTCGACGCGGCGAGCGCGTGCACATGGGTCAGTTGCTCGGCGATCGGTCCCAGCCCCAAGGCCGGGAAGAAGTTCAAGGCCCCGACGAGCAGGATCACGCCCACCACCAGACCCACGAACAGCGGTCCGTGGGCACCGAGCGTACCGGCGGACGCCGGAAGCCGTTGCTTGGCGGCGAGCGACCCGCCCAGGGCCAGTAATGGCAGATAACTCCAGTAGCGCCCGAACAGGATGCACAGACCGGTGGCCACGTTATAAAAGGTGGTATCGGCACTGAGCCCCCCGAAGGCGC
The DNA window shown above is from Acidiferrobacter sp. SPIII_3 and carries:
- the kdpB gene encoding potassium-transporting ATPase subunit KdpB, yielding MNAKAATAARTFAWDRLAREALTDSFRKLNLRHQLRNPVMFVVYVGSWLVLALFVRDLVIHKPALAAFTGVVDVWLWLTLLFANFSESLAEGQGKAQAASLRQARQEVEAKRLKEPRPDSPFEKVTGMALRTGDHVLVQAGDIIPSDGEAVVGIASVDESAITGESAPVIREAAGDRSAVTGGTKVLSDWLVVRITAQSGETFLDRMIKMVEGASRRKTPNEIALSILLVVLTLVFLVVTITLFPFSWYSVHYAAHAGHVISITVLVALLVCLIPTTIGALLPAIGIAGIMRLLRANVVATSGRAIEAAGDVDVLFLDKTGTITYGNRQAAAFHAVAGVAEARLATCARRASLADATPEGKSIVTLAGTRFPQEMAASGDSEDGVLVPFSADTRMSGVDVSGRRIRKGAPDAMRQWVAKEGGAWPEGLDRMIDKVASGGATPLVVCEDSEALGVVELKDIVKSRIRERFAALRTMGIRTVMVTGDNPLTARAIATEAGVDDFIAEAKPEAKLARIQEYHKEGHMVAMTGDGTNDAPALAQADVALCMASGTQAAREAANMVDLDSNPTKLLEIVGIGKQLLITRGSLTTFSVANDVAKYFAIIPAAFVSTYPALGALNIMHLSSPTHAILAAVIFNAVIIPLLIPLALRGVRYRAAAAKDLLRRNIWIYGVGGIIAPFVGIKLIDMVLTWI